Proteins encoded within one genomic window of Haematobia irritans isolate KBUSLIRL chromosome 5, ASM5000362v1, whole genome shotgun sequence:
- the LOC142238120 gene encoding V-type proton ATPase catalytic subunit A — MSNLKKFDNEENESRYGRVYAVSGPVVTAECMSGSAMYELVRVGYYELVGEIIRLEGDMATIQVYEETSGVTVGDPVLRTGKPLSVELGPGIMGSIFDGIQRPLKDINELTSSIYIPKGVNVPCLSRTASWEFNPLNNIKVGSHITGGDLYGLVHENTLVKHKMIVAPRAKGTVRYIAPAGNYHVDDVVLETEFDGEITKHTMLQVWPVRQPRPVAEKLPANHPLLTGQRVLDSLFPCVQGGTTAIPGAFGCGKTVISQALSKYSNSDVIIYVGCGERGNEMAEVLGDFPELSVEIDGVTESIMKRTALVANTSNMPVAAREASIYTGITLSEYFRDMGYNVSMMADSTSRWAEALREISGRLAEMPADSGYPAYLGARLASFYERAGRVKCLGNPEREGSVSIVGAVSPPGGDFSDPVTSATLGIVQVFWGLDKKLAQRKHFPSINWLISYSKYMRALDDFYDKNFQEFVPLRTKVKEILQEEEDLSEIVQLVGKASLAETDKITLEVAKLLKDDFLQQNSYSSYDRFCPFYKTVGMLRNIIAFYDMARHSVESTAQSENKITWNVIREAMGNIMYQLSSMKFKDPVKDGEAKIKADFEQLHEDLQQAFRNLED, encoded by the exons ATgtcgaacctgaaaaaattcgaTAATGAAGAAAACGAGTCCAGATATGGCCGTGTATATGCTGTCTCCGGTCCCG TCGTCACCGCCGAATGCATGTCTGGCTCTGCTATGTACGAGTTGGTACGTGTAGGCTACTATGAATTGGTGGGTGAAATTATCCGTTTGGAAGGTGACATGGCCACCATTCAGGTTTACGAAGAAACCTCGGGTGTCACTGTCGGTGATCCTGTCTTGCGTACCGGCAAGCCCTTGTCCGTTGAATTGGGTCCCGGTATTATGGGCAGTATTTTTGACGGTATCCAACGTCCACTGAAAGACATCAACGAATTAACCAGCTCCATTTACATTCCTAAGGGTGTTAATGTACCCTGTTTGTCCCGCACAGCAAGCTGGGAATTTAATCCCCTTAATAATATCAAGGTTGGTTCCCACATTACCGGCGGTGATCTTTATGGTTTGGTCCATGAAAACACTTTGGTTAAACACAAAATGATTGTTGCCCCTCGTGCCAAGGGTACCGTACGTTATATTGCTCCAGCTGGCAACTATCATGTTGATGATGTTGTCTTGGAGACCGAATTTGATGGTGAAATTACCAAACACACTATGTTGCAAGTGTGGCCTGTACGCCAACCCCGTCCAGTTGCTGAAAAATTGCCTGCCAACCATCCATTGTTGACTGGTCAACGTGTCTTGGATTCTTTGTTCCCTTGTGTACAGGGAGGTACCACTGCCATTCCCGGTGCTTTCGGTTGCGGTAAAACTGTCATTTCACAA gctttgtccaaatattccAACTCTGATGTTATTATCTACGTCGGTTGTGGTGAACGTGGTAACGAGATGGCTGAAGTATTGGGAGATTTCCCCGAATTGTCTGTTGAAATTGATGGTGTCACCGAATCTATTATGAAGCGTACCGCTTTGGTAGCCAATACCTCCAACATGCCTGTAGCTGCTCGTGAAGCTTCCATTTACACTGGTATCACCTTGTCCGAATATTTCCGTGATATGGGTTATAATGTTTCCATGATGGCTGATTCTACCTCTCGTTGGGCTGAAGCTCTTCGTGAAATTTCTGGTCGTTTGGCTGAAATGCCTGCCGATTCTGGCTACCCAGCCTACTTGGGTGCCCGTTTGGCCTCCTTCTACGAACGTGCTGGTCGTGTCAAGTGTTTGGGTAATCCTGAACGTGAAGGTTCCGTTTCCATTGTCGGTGCTGTATCGCCACCTGGTGGTGATTTCTCTGATCCCGTCACATCTGCCACCTTGGGTATTGTCCAAGTGTTCTGGGGTTTGGATAAGAAATTGGCCCAACGTAAACATTTCCCCTCCATCAATTGGTTGATTTCCTATTCGAAATACATGCGTGCCTTGGATGATTTCTATGACAAGAACTTCCAGGAATTCGTACCATTGCGTACCAAGGTCAAGGAAATCTTGCAAGAAGAAGAAGATTTGTCCGAAATTGTGCAATTGGTCGGTAAGGCTTCTTTGGCTGAAACCGATAAGATCACATTGGAGGTAGCCAAATTGTTGAAAGATGATTTCTTGCAACAAAACTCCTACTCATCATATGACAGATTCTGTCCCTTCTACAAGACAGTGGGTATGTTGAGAAACATTATTGCCTTCTACGATATGGCCCGTCATTCAGTGGAATCCACTGCCCAATCGGAAAATAAAATCACCTGGAATGTTATACGCGAGGCTATGggtaacattatgtaccaattgTCATCTATGAAATTCAAG gaTCCCGTTAAGGATGGTGAAGCTAAGATTAAGGCCGATTTTGAACAACTCCATGAAGATTTGCAACAGGCCTTCAGAAATTTGGAAGACTAG